The Nostoc commune NIES-4072 genome includes a window with the following:
- a CDS encoding Tn3 family transposase translates to MATRELLSDIQRIQFTQIPIDITDRDIVRYYTFNTDDLKVINSRRRVHNRLGMAVQLCYLRFPGRVWELGEKVPNSILSYVASQLSVKPKFFKKYAVRDTTRREHLAELQKVLGYDSMSISHYKRLSKWLMKLAFNTDKGIALVEALIEEMRRTKIIIPAMSTVERLAWETRRRAQNQFYLSLTQRLTTIQKKELDGLLVINVEKNRTPLVWLRQPPGVANPKNFLKILDKFEFIRDLNLDSSCLAKVHHNRLVQLTRIGVKTTPAHIARLDELRRYATLVAFLLETSAIFVDTAISMHDKMIGKLFRRSENQRNQNFQHDGKAINEKVRLYADIGDALINAREGEGDAYAAIESVLSWDDFLKSVEEAGKLARPADFDYFDLLDRRYSQLRRYTPTLLSAFEFKASNPAAAIIEALNLIKELNDTNRRNIPDDAPVDFIKPRWLKYVFNNGKIDRHYYEMCVLSELRDCLRSGDISVAGSRQYQNFEDYLLPQDQWQILCNNNEIPVAITTDFTTYIKQRQELLFEQFDKVSDLLATDKLPGVLIENEKLVISPVISNMPDGATQFGDRIYNLLPRIKLTELLIEVDSWTGFTKHFTHLQTGELASDKIILLSTILADAINLGLVKMAEALPSPDLTFERLAWVDDWYIRDETYSKALAEIINFHTKIPFSAYWGDGKTSSSDGQRFKAAGPKTYIPHFKLKYKGITAKIKAKNQAN, encoded by the coding sequence TTGGCTACCCGCGAATTATTATCTGATATACAACGAATTCAATTTACTCAAATACCTATAGATATTACCGACAGAGACATTGTTCGCTACTACACTTTTAACACTGATGATTTAAAAGTTATAAACAGTCGCCGTCGCGTACATAATCGTTTAGGAATGGCGGTGCAATTATGTTATTTGCGGTTCCCAGGTCGGGTATGGGAATTAGGAGAAAAAGTACCGAATTCCATTTTGTCCTATGTTGCCTCACAATTGTCAGTTAAGCCGAAGTTTTTCAAAAAATATGCGGTACGAGATACCACTCGCCGGGAGCATTTAGCAGAACTTCAGAAAGTTTTAGGCTATGACTCTATGAGTATATCTCACTATAAAAGACTCTCTAAATGGTTGATGAAACTGGCTTTTAACACAGACAAGGGAATTGCTTTAGTCGAAGCACTGATTGAAGAAATGCGTCGGACTAAAATAATAATTCCCGCAATGTCTACAGTTGAAAGGCTGGCTTGGGAAACACGACGACGCGCTCAAAACCAATTTTATTTATCACTAACTCAACGCTTAACAACTATTCAAAAGAAAGAACTTGATGGTTTATTGGTGATAAATGTTGAAAAGAACCGGACTCCATTAGTTTGGTTGCGCCAACCACCTGGAGTAGCCAATCCCAAGAATTTCTTAAAAATATTAGATAAGTTTGAATTTATTCGTGATTTAAATTTAGATAGCTCATGTCTAGCTAAAGTACACCATAATCGTTTGGTGCAATTAACCCGTATTGGAGTGAAAACAACGCCTGCACACATAGCGAGATTAGATGAGCTAAGAAGATATGCTACTTTGGTTGCTTTTTTATTAGAAACATCTGCCATATTTGTTGACACTGCAATCTCAATGCACGACAAGATGATAGGTAAATTGTTCCGCCGCAGTGAAAATCAACGTAACCAAAATTTTCAACACGATGGAAAAGCTATTAATGAGAAAGTCAGGCTCTATGCTGATATAGGAGATGCTCTAATTAACGCCAGAGAGGGAGAAGGAGATGCCTATGCTGCCATTGAATCGGTGTTAAGTTGGGATGATTTTCTGAAAAGTGTTGAAGAAGCTGGGAAATTAGCACGTCCTGCGGATTTTGATTATTTTGATTTGCTCGACAGACGTTATTCCCAATTACGTAGATATACACCAACATTACTTTCAGCCTTTGAGTTTAAAGCCAGCAATCCAGCCGCAGCTATTATTGAAGCGTTAAATTTAATCAAAGAACTAAATGACACTAATCGCCGTAATATACCAGACGATGCACCAGTTGATTTTATCAAACCCCGATGGTTAAAATATGTGTTTAATAATGGTAAAATTGACCGTCATTATTACGAAATGTGTGTCTTAAGTGAACTCCGAGACTGTTTGCGTTCGGGGGACATTTCGGTTGCAGGTTCTCGACAGTATCAGAATTTTGAGGATTATCTTCTACCCCAAGACCAATGGCAGATTCTGTGCAATAACAATGAAATACCAGTGGCGATTACAACGGATTTTACGACTTATATTAAACAACGTCAAGAATTGTTGTTTGAACAATTCGATAAAGTTTCTGACTTACTAGCAACGGATAAACTACCTGGCGTTCTCATTGAAAATGAAAAATTAGTGATCAGTCCAGTTATTAGTAATATGCCTGACGGTGCTACTCAGTTTGGCGACCGAATTTATAATTTATTACCGCGAATTAAGCTGACAGAATTACTTATTGAAGTTGATTCTTGGACTGGTTTTACTAAACACTTTACCCATCTACAAACGGGGGAATTGGCTTCAGATAAAATTATTTTACTCAGTACTATTTTAGCTGACGCGATTAATTTAGGTTTGGTAAAAATGGCTGAGGCATTACCCTCACCCGATTTAACTTTCGAGCGATTAGCGTGGGTTGATGATTGGTATATACGTGATGAAACATACTCAAAGGCTCTAGCAGAGATAATTAATTTTCATACCAAAATTCCATTTTCTGCCTATTGGGGTGATGGGAAAACTTCTTCAAGCGATGGTCAGCGATTTAAGGCAGCTGGCCCTAAAACCTACATTCCGCACTTCAAATTGAAGTACAAAGGGATTACAGCCAAGATAAAAGCAAAAAATCAGGCTAATTAA
- a CDS encoding strawberry notch family protein: MSVGVNGKVYSKHGTQIDTRITVIDKVPADSSEIPCITETLNLPEILALIQQLPGRSSLTLPQASQWNAATIKAAVVAAKVVKLPTKRTAIALPEPSAEISDVVILEYEVVEWSATEGLKDTLYETYRPQRIRIKDALPHPSLLCESAALALVSAPAPTYKPHLPSNIITQGLLSEAQLESVIYAGQAHCEFLSGSYIVDDSWDNVTVAATGSENAVKFRRGWFLGDGTGAGKGRQCAGIILDNWCQERRKAIWVSKSSALIEDARRDWCALGGSEKDIIDLSNIKLADSIPFTQGILFCTYSTLRSQKNGKSRLKQIVEWAGKEFDGAIAYDECHAMGNAMAQEGKLGMVAASQQGIVGLRLQNALPQARVIYVSATGATKVSNLSYANRLGLWQTGDFPFTSREDFVESIEGGGIAAMEVVARDLKALGLYLARSLSFEGVEYQTLYIDLTPTQERSYNSYSDAFGVIHHNLDKALEACNISGDKTYNRAAKMSAVSQFESHKQRFFNHLLTGMKCPQLIKAIEEDLAAQNAVVIQIVSTNEELLKRRLNEVAPEEWKDLNLDLTPREYVMDYLMSAFPIHLHSIHSGVDGEERSEPVFDADGSPVISIEAVALRDALVDKLASLDPIPGALEQLLWHFGHKQVAEVTGRSKRVLKDDSGRLFVDSRGDGANIAETAAFMADEKQILIFSDAGGTGRSYHADLNAVNRKRRSHYLLEAGWRADNAIQGLGRSHRTNQASAPVFRPVTTNVIGERRFISTIARRLDSLGALTRGQRQTGGNGIFSVQDNLESNYAEHALYELFRQIYQGRFFEVSLGKFEQMTGLSLTSHEGGMKIDLPPLRQFLNRLLALRIDMQNVIFERFELLLSQQIEAAIAAGVYEMGVETLRAERFAVLSQETVYTHPATGSVTNYLKVERTQRNHIKTAIEMLEFATQYQGWLMINSKSGNAAVSIPTHSIYDADGGVVPRVLLVRPQKETRIPVKDLESSTWKAVCVDAFVAAWSTEVDALPKFTTDYLHLVIGILLPIWKILPQHSSRVFRLQTSDGQKILGRVVNAQDIQSVAEQLGLKDKLLSPQELVSLVLNEGYSQQLPGGVTLRRSYIAAEPRIELLNAREQRDFVRC, encoded by the coding sequence ATGTCGGTCGGGGTTAACGGCAAGGTGTACTCAAAGCATGGGACGCAAATTGACACCAGAATCACAGTAATTGACAAGGTTCCGGCTGACTCCAGCGAAATTCCTTGCATTACCGAAACTTTAAATCTGCCTGAAATACTGGCACTGATTCAGCAATTGCCTGGGCGTTCGTCTTTGACGTTGCCGCAGGCATCGCAATGGAATGCTGCAACTATTAAAGCTGCTGTCGTTGCAGCGAAGGTTGTTAAACTGCCAACGAAGCGTACAGCGATCGCTTTACCAGAACCCTCCGCAGAAATTTCAGATGTGGTTATTCTGGAATACGAAGTCGTCGAATGGTCTGCTACTGAAGGACTCAAAGATACTTTATACGAAACATATCGCCCACAACGAATCAGAATCAAGGACGCTTTACCTCATCCCTCACTGCTTTGTGAGAGTGCAGCCCTAGCACTTGTGTCAGCACCAGCACCAACTTATAAACCACATCTTCCTAGCAACATTATCACACAAGGCTTGTTATCAGAGGCACAACTTGAAAGCGTTATTTACGCAGGTCAGGCTCACTGTGAATTTCTGTCTGGGTCTTATATTGTGGATGATTCTTGGGATAATGTGACTGTAGCGGCAACTGGCTCAGAAAATGCCGTAAAATTTCGGCGTGGCTGGTTTCTTGGCGATGGGACGGGTGCGGGGAAAGGAAGACAATGTGCAGGAATCATCCTCGACAACTGGTGTCAGGAACGAAGAAAAGCCATTTGGGTATCAAAGAGTTCTGCCCTAATTGAGGACGCACGTAGAGATTGGTGTGCGCTCGGAGGTAGTGAAAAAGATATCATTGACCTCAGTAACATCAAACTTGCCGACTCCATCCCATTCACCCAAGGCATCCTATTCTGCACCTACTCAACCCTACGATCCCAAAAGAACGGCAAAAGTCGGCTTAAGCAAATCGTTGAATGGGCAGGTAAAGAGTTTGATGGTGCGATCGCTTATGATGAGTGCCACGCGATGGGTAACGCAATGGCTCAAGAGGGCAAACTGGGCATGGTTGCAGCATCCCAGCAAGGCATTGTTGGGCTGCGGTTGCAAAACGCATTACCGCAGGCACGGGTTATCTACGTTTCTGCGACTGGTGCGACGAAGGTTTCCAACCTATCTTACGCAAATCGTCTGGGGCTTTGGCAGACTGGCGACTTTCCGTTTACCTCCCGTGAGGATTTTGTGGAATCCATTGAGGGCGGTGGTATCGCTGCGATGGAAGTGGTCGCCAGGGATCTCAAGGCTTTGGGACTGTATCTGGCGCGGAGCCTTTCATTCGAGGGAGTTGAGTATCAAACTCTCTACATTGATTTAACGCCCACGCAGGAACGGAGTTATAACAGCTATTCTGATGCTTTTGGTGTTATTCACCATAATTTAGATAAAGCCCTGGAAGCTTGTAATATCTCTGGTGACAAGACTTACAACCGTGCTGCAAAGATGAGCGCGGTGTCTCAGTTCGAGTCGCACAAGCAAAGATTCTTCAACCATCTGTTGACTGGCATGAAATGTCCGCAGTTAATTAAAGCAATTGAAGAGGATTTAGCTGCTCAAAATGCCGTTGTTATTCAAATTGTATCAACTAATGAGGAGTTGCTTAAGCGCCGACTCAATGAAGTTGCACCCGAAGAATGGAAGGATCTCAATCTTGACTTGACCCCACGAGAATATGTGATGGATTACCTGATGAGTGCTTTCCCCATTCATCTTCATTCCATCCATTCTGGCGTTGATGGAGAAGAAAGATCCGAGCCAGTCTTTGACGCTGATGGTTCTCCAGTTATCTCTATTGAAGCCGTAGCCTTGAGAGATGCCTTAGTCGATAAGTTAGCAAGTCTTGACCCAATCCCCGGCGCATTAGAACAATTGCTGTGGCATTTTGGTCACAAGCAAGTGGCTGAAGTAACTGGTCGTAGCAAGCGAGTTCTCAAGGATGATTCCGGGCGTTTGTTTGTTGATTCGCGTGGTGACGGCGCTAACATTGCTGAAACTGCTGCATTCATGGCGGACGAGAAACAAATCCTCATCTTCAGTGACGCTGGCGGTACTGGTCGCAGTTACCATGCTGACCTTAACGCTGTGAATCGTAAAAGGCGATCGCACTATCTTTTAGAAGCCGGCTGGAGAGCAGACAATGCAATTCAAGGACTTGGGCGATCGCACCGCACAAACCAAGCATCTGCACCCGTGTTCAGACCTGTTACCACTAACGTCATAGGTGAACGCCGCTTTATCTCAACCATTGCTCGACGGCTGGATAGCTTGGGCGCTCTGACTCGCGGTCAACGGCAGACGGGTGGCAATGGGATATTCTCGGTACAAGATAATCTGGAGTCGAACTATGCAGAACACGCCCTGTATGAATTATTCAGACAAATATACCAAGGTCGATTTTTTGAAGTGTCTTTAGGAAAGTTCGAGCAAATGACTGGACTGAGTTTAACCTCTCATGAAGGCGGGATGAAAATCGACTTGCCCCCACTGCGTCAATTCCTCAACCGACTACTGGCTCTACGAATTGATATGCAAAACGTGATTTTCGAGAGGTTTGAATTACTCTTGAGCCAGCAGATTGAAGCAGCGATCGCGGCGGGGGTCTACGAGATGGGTGTAGAGACACTCCGGGCTGAACGCTTTGCTGTATTGAGCCAGGAAACTGTGTACACCCACCCTGCCACAGGTAGCGTCACCAATTACTTGAAAGTGGAACGCACCCAAAGGAACCACATCAAAACGGCTATTGAGATGTTGGAGTTTGCCACTCAATATCAAGGATGGCTCATGATCAACTCCAAGTCAGGCAATGCTGCTGTGTCAATTCCGACACATAGTATCTACGACGCTGATGGTGGTGTTGTACCAAGAGTGTTACTCGTCCGTCCCCAAAAAGAAACCCGTATACCAGTCAAGGATTTAGAATCTTCCACTTGGAAAGCGGTTTGTGTCGATGCGTTCGTCGCAGCGTGGTCTACTGAAGTAGACGCACTGCCCAAGTTCACAACCGATTACCTGCATTTAGTCATCGGTATTTTGTTGCCCATTTGGAAAATCTTGCCGCAGCACAGTAGCCGAGTCTTCAGGTTACAAACCAGCGATGGACAAAAGATACTCGGTCGCGTGGTTAACGCTCAGGATATCCAGTCGGTGGCTGAACAACTCGGACTCAAAGACAAGCTGTTAAGCCCACAGGAGTTAGTCTCTTTAGTGCTGAACGAAGGCTATTCCCAGCAGTTACCGGGTGGCGTAACTTTACGGCGTTCTTATATTGCCGCAGAACCTCGCATAGAACTGCTTAATGCTAGGGAGCAACGCGATTTTGTGAGGTGCTAA
- the dinB gene encoding DNA polymerase IV, with the protein MVELPLRQESVARTRKIVHVDMDAFYASVEQRDNPSYRGKPLVVGGSPNQRGVVAAASYEARKFGIHSAMPSVTAIAKCPGLIFVRPRFDVYRDISTSIHAIFKRYTDLVEGVALDEAYLDVTENRQNITYASTIARYIKTAIFQSTQLTATAGVSINKFLAKMASGQNKPNGLTVILPEQAVAFVEQLAIEKFHGIGEVTAAKMHSLGIHTGVDLKGRSHRELTHHFGKAGHYYYKIARAEDNRPVEANRVRKSIGAETSFAQGATRKSEIGV; encoded by the coding sequence GTGGTGGAGCTACCCTTGAGACAAGAATCTGTCGCTAGAACCAGGAAAATAGTTCACGTTGATATGGATGCCTTCTACGCATCGGTGGAACAGAGGGACAACCCTAGCTACCGAGGTAAACCGTTAGTCGTCGGTGGCAGTCCGAATCAGCGAGGCGTAGTTGCAGCCGCCAGTTATGAAGCTCGTAAGTTTGGGATTCACTCCGCGATGCCGTCAGTAACAGCAATTGCTAAATGCCCCGGACTGATATTCGTTAGACCAAGATTCGACGTTTACCGAGATATTTCCACTTCAATCCACGCCATATTCAAACGCTATACTGACCTGGTGGAAGGAGTTGCACTAGATGAAGCATACCTTGACGTTACTGAGAATAGGCAAAACATCACCTACGCTTCTACGATTGCAAGATATATTAAAACTGCAATTTTCCAGTCAACTCAGCTGACGGCGACCGCAGGCGTGTCAATTAACAAGTTTCTTGCAAAAATGGCATCAGGGCAGAACAAGCCCAACGGGTTGACAGTGATTTTACCAGAGCAAGCGGTCGCTTTTGTAGAACAGCTAGCGATTGAGAAGTTCCACGGGATTGGAGAAGTTACAGCAGCTAAGATGCACTCACTCGGCATTCATACTGGAGTAGATTTGAAAGGGCGATCGCACAGGGAGTTAACGCACCATTTTGGTAAAGCGGGGCATTACTACTACAAGATTGCCAGAGCAGAAGATAACCGCCCAGTTGAGGCGAATCGGGTTCGTAAGTCCATCGGTGCAGAAACCTCATTTGCACAGGGAGCAACGCGAAAAAGTGAGATCGGGGTTTAG